A window from Triticum aestivum cultivar Chinese Spring chromosome 6D, IWGSC CS RefSeq v2.1, whole genome shotgun sequence encodes these proteins:
- the LOC123144634 gene encoding uncharacterized protein encodes MAVLLFVLDLLCSFKQQHGFGIAKGKCFISSCQARCHATEVQHRLQNRHGLGYNREGVHHATNRQGARCYGSVSGPGGVFRWSRCRAAAPFLALATRWARSAPILRFL; translated from the exons ATGGCGGTGCTCCTCTTCGTCCTCGACCTGCTCTGCTCCTTCAAG CAGCAGCATGGATTTGGTATAGCAAAGGGCAAGTGCTTCATTTCGTCGTGCCAGGCAAGGTGCCATGCGACGGAGGTTCAGCATCGGCTACAAAATCGCCATG GATTGGGGTACAACAGAGAAGGGGTTCATCATGCCACTAACAGGCAAGGTGCGCGGTGCTATGGCTCCGTTTCCGGCCCCGGTGGCGTCTTCCGTTGGTCCCGCTGCCGTGCGGCGGCGCCGTTTTTGGCATTGGCTACAAGATGGGCAAGGTCTGCTCCTATCCTCCGGTTTCTCTGA